The Methanosphaera sp. BMS genome contains a region encoding:
- a CDS encoding M48 family metalloprotease — translation MLENIKTVLLLSVLSVILIMIFGFLGRSFGLGSLGLLIGLIVSLAMTFVSYFKSDEIALRSNHAQVVSEQEAPNLHRIIRELTASAGLKMPKVAVIRSKDPNAFATGRNQDHAAVAVTTGLLELLTEDELRGVLSHELGHIKNKDILISSVAACIGSIITYAASMARFAAIFGGGDGRDGYDVIGGLIIMILGPISAVIIQMAISRTREYKADATGAEICGNPLALASALRKIEFGVQQHPMTDAKATDAHMFIMNPFGNAINSMQKLFSTHPPTAERIARLEEMAGRKLEY, via the coding sequence ATGTTAGAAAATATTAAGACAGTACTGCTACTTAGTGTACTATCTGTAATTCTAATAATGATATTTGGTTTTCTTGGAAGGTCATTTGGTCTTGGAAGTCTGGGACTGCTTATAGGATTGATTGTTTCATTAGCAATGACATTCGTAAGTTACTTCAAATCAGATGAAATAGCCCTCAGATCAAACCATGCACAAGTTGTATCCGAACAGGAAGCACCAAATCTGCATAGAATTATCAGAGAATTGACCGCCAGTGCAGGTTTAAAAATGCCAAAAGTAGCAGTTATCAGAAGTAAAGATCCCAATGCATTTGCAACAGGAAGAAATCAGGATCATGCAGCCGTGGCTGTTACAACAGGACTGCTTGAATTGTTAACAGAGGATGAATTACGTGGCGTACTATCACACGAACTTGGACATATAAAAAACAAGGACATACTAATAAGTAGTGTAGCAGCATGTATAGGTTCAATCATCACTTATGCGGCAAGTATGGCACGATTTGCCGCCATCTTTGGTGGAGGTGATGGACGTGACGGTTATGATGTTATTGGCGGACTTATCATCATGATACTTGGTCCGATATCCGCGGTAATCATACAAATGGCAATAAGCAGAACAAGAGAATACAAGGCAGATGCCACAGGAGCTGAAATATGTGGTAACCCATTAGCACTGGCAAGTGCTCTTAGAAAAATAGAGTTTGGCGTTCAACAGCATCCGATGACTGATGCTAAGGCTACCGATGCCCATATGTTTATCATGAATCCATTCGGTAATGCCATAAACAGTATGCAAAAGTTATTTTCAACTCATCCACCTACAGCCGAAAGAATAGCAAGACTAGAGGAGATGGCTGGTAGAAAATTAGAGTACTGA
- a CDS encoding TMEM175 family protein, with amino-acid sequence MIKINDSEDTKKDSVSQDDFEEILKLKEEIDEKIKYFNENANKESIEKAEEYKEKINIKSSVLHDDEVVYSMDKKQQEKEKKKLRFYNSFLDFSNRYVMAIQTVIDIDPGRLMGLTDGIFSIVMTLLVFGMALPDMELVTASDFSAFIGSMLPKLGVIIVSFILLASFWIYHHQFIKIKSLNMPFLWLNILFLACLSFVPFTTTLIGTYSKFFLATLLFGLNILLTLVMFLWMFKYADKRNFLESELTEDEKKYTYNTFYMILGGTVIVTILTFFISRYCVYLFLLVPVLTIIRESLFKLRHVPLGADK; translated from the coding sequence GTGATAAAAATTAACGATTCTGAGGATACAAAAAAAGATTCTGTTAGTCAGGATGATTTTGAAGAGATTCTAAAATTGAAAGAGGAAATCGATGAAAAAATCAAGTATTTCAATGAAAATGCTAATAAGGAATCTATTGAAAAAGCTGAGGAATATAAGGAAAAAATTAACATTAAATCAAGTGTTTTGCATGATGATGAAGTCGTATACAGTATGGATAAGAAACAACAGGAAAAAGAAAAGAAAAAACTCCGGTTCTATAATAGCTTTTTAGATTTTTCAAATAGGTATGTTATGGCTATACAAACGGTAATTGACATAGATCCCGGAAGACTGATGGGATTAACCGATGGTATTTTCTCAATTGTCATGACATTGCTTGTTTTTGGTATGGCATTGCCGGATATGGAATTGGTGACGGCAAGTGACTTTTCCGCATTTATTGGGTCTATGTTACCAAAACTGGGTGTAATCATTGTAAGCTTTATTCTTCTTGCTTCATTTTGGATTTATCATCATCAGTTTATAAAGATAAAATCTTTGAATATGCCGTTTTTATGGTTAAATATTTTGTTTCTAGCATGTTTGTCTTTTGTTCCATTTACAACAACTCTTATAGGAACATATTCTAAATTTTTCCTGGCTACATTATTGTTTGGTTTAAATATTTTATTGACATTGGTAATGTTTCTGTGGATGTTTAAATATGCTGATAAGAGAAACTTTTTAGAAAGTGAACTCACTGAGGATGAAAAAAAATACACATACAATACATTCTATATGATTTTGGGTGGAACGGTCATAGTGACCATACTCACATTTTTCATATCAAGATACTGTGTATACCTGTTCCTTCTTGTTCCAGTATTAACCATTATCAGGGAAAGCCTATTTAAACTAAGACACGTCCCATTGGGTGCTGACAAGTAG